The region TTTAAAAAACAAGATAACAAACTCAGGAGTCTTTCTAGAATCAAAACTAAAAAATGCACAAAACCCACAGTTAGAACTAAGAGATGCACTAAAAACTCTACAAACCATAGTAGAGAAAAGTTCAATTTTTCCTGTAAAATTTTTAAATAAAAACATTCAAGAACTATTAACGAATACAATACTAAAGGGTGCATCTAACACAGCTTTAATTCAAGCTCAAACAGATACAACTCAAGAACTAACAAAACTTGCAAATAGTGTTGATAAAATCATAAAAACTTTACAAACTAACCTTAAAGAAAATGTTGTAAACAAAAGTGATTCTCTTTTTTCAAAAGAGATGCAAAGCACTTTAAACAAGTTGAGTACGCTAAACACTCCACAAAACTTATCTTCACACCAAAATATAAAAGAGATAATCGCAAATGATTTAAAATCTCTTCTTTTGCAAACTTCTCAAGAGATAACAAAATCATCTCATCCAAACCAAACAGAAATACTAAAAAATATAGATAAACTTTCTTTGCAGATAGATTATTATCAACTTATGTCGCATCTATCTAACTCATCATCTTTGTATCTTCCATTTTCATGGGATGCACTCCAAGAAGGCAATATTAAGTTAAAAAAAGGCGAAGAAGATAAGTTTTACTGCGATATAGAGTTAAAACTAAAAGAGTATGGAGAGTTAAATCTTAAACTTGTTTTATACGAAAAAAATCAACTAAATATACAAATTCACTCAGACAACCAAGAGCTTAAAAATCTCATAAAAGAAAATATCCCTTCACTTCGCTCATCACTTATAGAGCTAAACATCACTCCAAGAGAGATTCGTTTACTAGATGCAAGTAAGAAAGGTCCAACATCTTCTTATGAAACTATAAAAGATAATATAAATATTGGTTTTGAGGTAAAAGCATGAAAAAAGCCGCTGCACTAAGATATAACTCTGAAAAAGAATCTGCTCCTCGCATAGTTGCAAAAGGTCAAGGTCAGAGTGCCCAAAACATTATAAAAATAGCTCAACTTCATAATTTACCAATAAAAAAAGATGAAGATTTAATGGAGCTACTATCTAAAGTTGAACTAGATAAAGAAGTTCCTGCTGCTTTGTATAAAGCCGTCGCTGAAGTGTTTAGTTTTATCTATAAAACAACCAATAAAAACTGATTTATTATATTTTTTTGATACAATTTCATATAAATCCAGAAGAAGCTGTTGATGAAAAAAAATAATTACAAATGTTCTAAAAAATCATCACCCAGTGAAGTCCCTATTACTGAGAGTGAATACAACGATATTCTTAATATACAAGCAGAAATATTATCTATGATAGCTTCAAGAGATGTGTATACGGATATACTCGCTCATCTTTGTAAATTAGCAGAAAAATCACTTCCAAATTCCGTTGCATCTATTATGATTATGGACAAAGAAACAGGGCTTATGAATGTTTTATCTGCACCCTCAATCCCAAAATCAAATCATAATATTTTAAATAATTTAAAGCCA is a window of uncultured Sulfurimonas sp. DNA encoding:
- a CDS encoding flagellar hook-length control protein FliK, producing MINISSNKQLDIILPNMNKALKEVLRSASPKQLELITKSKDLKSILNSLLKESSQNSANNKALLQLLKENPTLKNLANPSTTIKDLLNSLNQDTQSKATLPIEKVLKEFLVDIKQLSESALKNKITNSGVFLESKLKNAQNPQLELRDALKTLQTIVEKSSIFPVKFLNKNIQELLTNTILKGASNTALIQAQTDTTQELTKLANSVDKIIKTLQTNLKENVVNKSDSLFSKEMQSTLNKLSTLNTPQNLSSHQNIKEIIANDLKSLLLQTSQEITKSSHPNQTEILKNIDKLSLQIDYYQLMSHLSNSSSLYLPFSWDALQEGNIKLKKGEEDKFYCDIELKLKEYGELNLKLVLYEKNQLNIQIHSDNQELKNLIKENIPSLRSSLIELNITPREIRLLDASKKGPTSSYETIKDNINIGFEVKA
- a CDS encoding EscU/YscU/HrcU family type III secretion system export apparatus switch protein, whose product is MKKAAALRYNSEKESAPRIVAKGQGQSAQNIIKIAQLHNLPIKKDEDLMELLSKVELDKEVPAALYKAVAEVFSFIYKTTNKN